The genome window TCGACGAGAAGCTCGCGGCGCCCGACGTCGAGGACATTCTGTCGATACCCTATCGGCGAGGTTCGATAGTCCCCGTCACCGGAGTCAACGACGACCCAGGGCGCATACGCCACGACGGCGTGCTCAAGGCAATCTACGGCCAGACCGAGGCCCTCGTCCGCGCCGAGCTCGTCAACGTGAGCTTCATGGGGCAGTCTCTGCCGTTCCACCGGAAGGCGGCGCCCGCGCTCACGCGGGTCGCGCAGCGGCTCGCCACGGCGGTCGCGCAGACCCCCTCCCTCGGGCAGTACGTGACCGGAGAGCTCGGCGGCACCATGACCTGGCGCTTCATCGCGAACACCACGCGGCTCTCTTCGCACTCGTTCGCGACGGCGATCGACATCGTGGTGGCCAAGAGCAACTACTGGGAGTGGGAGAAAGACACCCAGGGTCGCTTCACCTGGAAAAACTCGATCCCCCAGGCCATCGTCGACATCTTCGAGAGCGAAGGCTTCGCGTGGGGTGGCCGCTGGTACCACTACGACACGATGCACTTCGAATACCGCCCGGAGCTGTTCGATCCGGCGTGCGTGCCGTAACGCAGCCACCCGACGGTCGGCGCCTCAGTCGAAGCCGCCGCGCTCGGGTACGGGGATGGCGGACGTGAGCGCCCTCGCGGCGGCCGAGTCCTTCACGATTTGCTCGCGGAGCGCCTCGAAGCTCTCGAACTTGCGCTCGTCACGCACGCGCTCGCGCACGTGAACGCGGAGCGGGCGGTCGTAGAGGTCGAGCGACGCGTCGTGGAGGTGGACCTCGACGTGCCGCTCGGGGCTGCCGGCGCTGACCGTCGGGCGGGTGCCGACGTTCATCACCCCGTGACCGAGCGCGCGGATCGGGGCGCCATCCGGCGCCTCGAGCAGGTCGACCGAGACGGCGTAGACCCCGTTCGCGGGGAGCAGCTCGGGGACCTCGGCGAGGTTCGCGGTGGGGAAGCCTATCGTCCGCCCCCTCTGGGCTCCGCGCGACACCACGCCGGACAGCGCGTGGGGCCTCCCGAGGAGCTCAGTTGCACTCTGCACGCTTCCCGCCGCGACCAGCCCGCGGATGCGCGTGCTCGAGAGCGGGCCCTCCGCGTCGGTCGCGAGGACCGAGGCGTAGGCCTCGAGGCCGCGAGAACGCGCCGACGTCTCGAGAAACGCGAAGTTGCCCGCGCGCGCCTTGCCAAAGCGGAAATTGTCGCCGACGACGACGACGCGCGCGGCGAGCGCCCCGAAGACGAGGTCGTTCAGGAAGCCCTCGGGGGGGGTCTCGGCGAACGCGCTCGAGAAGCGCGCCACGATGATCTCCACCACGCCGTGGCGCCCGAAGAGCGCGGCCTTGCGGGCCACGGTGGTGAGCCGCGGCGGCTCGGGTCGGCCGAGGACCCCCGCCGGGTGGGGCTCGAACGTGAGGACCGCCGGCGCGAGCCCCCGCTCCCCCGCGAGCGCGCCCATTTGCGCGAGCACGGCCGCGTGCCCGCGATGGACGCCGTCGAAGTTACCGATGACGAGCGCCGACGCCGGGGCGCGCGACGGCAGCCCAAGCCAGGGGTCGACCCGGATCACGCGCGGGCCCAGAGGCCCACCGGGATCGTGAGGGTGAGGGGCGTCGGCTTCAGCCACGGCGACCCCTTAGCACGGCGCGGCGGGCGCCGTGCACGAGAGAGAACGGCACCCACGGCGGTTTTCGGTACCCGCGCTTTTGTCGCTTTGGTACCTCTCGTACGGGGCACTTCGCCCGGAGGTACCATGAAACGAGCGAGTCTCGACGCCCTCGATCGCGAGGCGCTCATTCGGCTGGCCGAGGAGCACGGCATCACGCGGCCGCGCATCCTCACGCGGCCCGAGCTCGTCGACGAGATCCTGCTGCGCTCGGCCACGGAGCCGGGGGCCGATGCGTCCCTCGCGCGGGGCTTTTTTGGGCTCGCGCGCGACCTCGTGGCGCGCGTGGTGGAGCGCGGGCTGCACCTGCCGGAGGCCGCGTCGCTCATCCGCAACATCGCGGTCGAGCCCCCACGGCGCGCCCCCCGCGTGGCGCCGCTGCCCACGGTCACGCTGGCTCAAATCTACGCGTCGCAGGGGCACACGGCCCGCGCCGTCGAGACGCTGCGACGGGTCCTCGACGAGGAGCCGGACCACGCGGAGGCCCGCCGGCTGCTCGCGACCCTCGAGGACTCGGCCTACGCGCCGCCGAAGGAGCCCTTGCCGCCCGAGCCCGAAGAGCCCCAGGCTGCGCCCGAGGCCGAGGAGACGACCACCGCCCCCGAGGGAGACGAGGCGAGCGCCGCCAGCGCCGCGCCAGCGGCGGCCGACGCCCCTGAGCCCGACGACGCCGTGGCCCCCCGGGAGAGACCCGTCGTCGAGGCCGCGGCGAAAGCCCCCGCGCCCACCGCCCCGCCGAGCGAGCCCGCGCGCGAGCCCGTGCCCGCGATGCTGAACGACAGGCCCCTGCCGCCCCGCTACGACGTGACCGAGTGCGTCGCGATCTCAGTCGATCCCGAGACCCTCTTCGTCTACTGGGAGGTGCGTGAGGAGCTGCTCGTGCGCGTCCGCGCGGGGCGCGGGCCAGGCGTGGTCGTTCTGCGAGCGCTCGTCATCGAGCCGAGCTGGGGGGGGCCTCGCACGGTGGTGCGCGACCACGACGTCCACGCGACCCTCGGCGACTACTTCCTCCGCGAGCTCCCTTCGGGCAGCGTGGTGCGCGTCGCGATCGGCTACCGCCCGGAGGCAGGCGATTTCTCGCCGCTCGCTCACTCGCCGCTCCTCACGCTGCCTCGCCGTTCGCCCGTGCTGGACCTCGCCCAGACGTTCGTCCGGTGGACGCCCGGCGGCGCCGTCGAGGAGCCCAACGAGCGGCTCGCTCAAATCGCGGCCCTCGCCGCGGCGCGCGCACGCGAAGAGACCGCGCGCGTCGAATGCGGCGCGCCTCGCGACGCCGCGCCACCCGACGAGCCCCCGCGCCGCGCGAGCCCGCCGCTCGGCTCTTCGTAGGCAGCGGCGACCGCTTCGCCCCGGCCAACGACGTCGGCGCGCCCAGGTCGTCTGGGCCGCCTGGCGCCACCCGGTGCGGAGCGGCCGCCGACGCGACGTTGATCCTTTCTTGACGCCACGGCGGCCCACCTTGACCGCGCCGAGATAGGGGAGGCGGTACGACGACGGTGCACGGAGTCACCCATGCACTCGCCGTCCCGCCGCACCGCTCCAAGGCTCGCCGCCGCGCTCGTCGCCGCGCTCGTCGCCGCGCTCGTCCTCGCGCTCTCCCGCCCGACCCTCGCAGAGGAGCCCGACGCCCGTGCGCCCCGCGACGCGCCACTCGGCGCGCCGCCAGCCTCGCCAGAGAGCCAACCGCTGCCCGCCCCTGCGCGTCAGGTCGAGGCCGGGCGAGACGCCACGCCCGCCGCGCCCCCCGAGAGAGGGGGCGCGACGACCGCCGCGCCACCAGCCCCCGCGGCGAAGGCCGCGACGAGCTCGTTCGTGCTCGGCGGCTACGCGGAGGCGGCCTACCAATGGAACTTCAACGTACCCTCCAACGGAATTACCCACTTCCGAGGCTTCGACAACAGGCACAACACGCTGACCCTGTCGAACGTCGCCCTCGACGCCGCGTGGGATCATGAGGGGCTCATCGGACGACTCGCGCTGCAGGTCGGCCACACCCCCTCGACGTATTACCTGAGTGAGCCTGTCGCGCCGGGCGCGAGCGCGACGAGCGCCACGGGCCCCGAGGTTTGGAAATACCTGCAGCAGGCCAACGTTGGGTATCGTTTCGGAGTGGGTCGTGGGCTCACGGTCACCGCGGGCCTGTTCTTGTCACCCATCGGCCCCGAGTCCATGGCCGTGCGCGACAACTGGAACTGGTCACGCTCGAACCTCTTCTTCGGACTGCCCTTTTATCACACGGGCGTGCGCGCCTCGTACTCGCTCTCCGACCCGTGGGTGGTGACGCTCGGGGGCTACAACGGCTGGAACTCGGTCGTCGACAACAACCACGAGAAGTCCGCCTCGGCGGAGATCACGTACAAGCGCGACCACATCGCGGTGTCGCTCCTCTACTTCGGCGGGATCGAGCGCCCCAAGGGGCGCGCGAGGGGCGCGCGTGGCGTCATCTGCTCGACTCGCACGTGACCTGGCACGCGAGCCCGCGGCTCTCTCTGCTCGCCCACGCGAATGGCGGTCTCGAGCCCAACGAGCTGGGCGTGAGCGGGTGGGCCGCCGGCGCGATCGGCGGGCGGCTCAAGCTCCTCGAGCAGCTCTTCTTCGCCGTCCGCGGCGACGTGTTCTACGAGCACGTCCCCGAGAACGGCGCCGGCCGAGCGACACCCATTTTCTGGCCCGCGCCGTGGGTGAGCTCGGGCACCGCCACAGTCGACCTCCGGCCCCACGAGCGAGTGTCGTTTCGGCTCGAGTACCGGCACGACCACGCCGGAGGCGACATGTACTTCGGAGGCCACGTCGAGGGCGACGGCGGCGCGACCCCGTTCGTCATGAATCGCGACTCGCAAGACACCCTGACGGGCGGAGCGACCACGTGGTTCTGAGCGGCGGGACCCAGGCACTCTTCATCAGTCGCTTTCCAGAGTGCGACGGCGCGTGCGCTCGCTTCGCACCCAGACCGTCTCGTTGAGGAGCCCATTCATGGACATCGTCTTCATCACAGTCATATGCGGTTTCTTCCTACTCACCTGGGGCTTCGTTCGCCTCTGCGAGAAGGTCAAGTCATGACGCCACTGCTCATTCTCGGTGCCGCCCTGGCGGCCCTCCTCCTCGTCTTCCTGGGCTTTGCGCTCCTCTACCCCGAGAAGTTGTCATGACCGTCTCGACTGTGAACGCCGTGGTTCAGTTCTCGACCTTCGGGGTCGCGCTCGTCGCGCTCGCCCTGCCGCTCGGCTCGTACATGGCGCGGGTGTACGCCGGCGAGGCCACGTTGGCCCGACGCGCGATGGGCCCCGTCGAGCGCCTCTTCTACCGACTCGCGAACGTGCGGGCAGACGAGGACATGACCTGGCAGAGGTACGCGGGCAGCGTGCTCGTCTTCAACCTGCTCGGAGCGCTCGTCGTCTACCTGCTGCAGCGCACGCAGGGAGTGTTGCCATTGAACCCGGCTGGCCTCGCGGGCGCGACGCCCGAGGTGTCGTTCAACACGGCGGTGAGCTTCGCGACCAACACGAACTGGCAGGCATACAGCGGCGAGACGACGATGAGTCACCTCACGCAGGCGCTGGGGCTCGCCGTGCAAAACTTCGTCTCGGCCGCCACCGGCATGGCCGTGCTAGTGGCCTTCGTGCGTGGGTTCACTCGGCGCACGGCGGACGGGCTCGGGAGCTTCTGGGTCGACCTGACGCGGTCGACGCTCTACGTTCTGCTGCCGCTCTCCTTCGTGCTGGCGCTCCTGCTCGTCTCGCAGGGGGTCGTGCAGACGCATTCTGGCGCGGCGGCGGCGCGCCTCCTCGATCCGACCGCCGAGACCGGGGGCGCCGCCGTCACCGACCAGGTGCTCGCGCTCGGGCCCGCGGCCTCGCAGATCGCCATCAAGCAGCTCGGGACCAACGGCGGCGGGTTCTTCAACGCCAACTCGGCGCACCCCTTCGAGAACCCCACGCCGGTCTCCAACTTCCTGGAGGTGCTCGCGATCGTGCTCATCCCGGCGGCCCTCTGCTTCACCTTCGGCGACATGGTGAAGGACCGACGCCAGGGTTGGGCCGTGTTCGCCGCGATGCTGGCGGTCTTCATTCCACTGCTCGTGGCCACGACGGCCTTCGAGCAGGCGGGCAACCCGCTCCTCGGCAGCCAAGGCGTGGATCAGGTCGCGTCCGCCCTCTCCTCGGGCGGGAACATGGAGGGCAAGGAGGTCCGCTTCGGCATCTCCAACAGCGCGCTGTGGGCGACCGCGACCACCGCGGCCTCCAACGGGTCCGTGAACGCCATGCACGACAGCTTCACCCCGCTGGGTGGACTCGCGCCCATGTGGCTGATTCAGCTCGGCGAGATCATCTTCGGTGGCGTGGGCTCCGGACTCTACGGAATGCTCGTGTACGCGATCATCGCGGTCTTCATCGCCGGGCTCATGGTGGGACGAACTCCCGAGCTCCTCGGCAAGAAGATCGAAGCCCACGAGATGAAGATGGCGTCGCTCGTCATCTTGCTGCCGGCGGCCACCGTCCTCGTCGGCGCGGCGGTCGCGTGCGTCGTACCGGCCGGCACCGCGCCGCTCGGGAACCCTGGCGCCCACGGCTTCAGCGAGATCCTCTACGCCTTCTCGTCGGGCGCGAACAACAACGGCTCGGCGCTCGGAGGGCTCACGGCCAGCGGCACGTTCTACGCGACTGCGATAGGCCTCTCGATGTTGATCGGGCGCTACTGGGTGATCGTCCCGGTGCTCGCCATCGCCGGCTCGCTCGCCAAGAAGAAGTGTGTGCCCGCGAGCGCCGGGACCCTGCCCACGCACACGCCGCTCTTCGTGGGGCTGCTCGTAGGGACCATCGCCCTCGTGGGCGCGCTCACGTTCATCCCCGCGCTCGCGCTCGGCCCGATCGTCGAGCAACTCCAGCTCTCCGGACATTGAAGGACGAGGCCATGTCCCATTCTGCACATCCCGCGCGACCGTTGATTGAAATGTCTATCGTGCGACCCGCCGTGGTCGACGCCTTCCGGAAGCTCGATCCCCGGCGCATGGTGAGAAGCCCTGTGATGTTCGTGGTGGAGGTCGGGAGCGCCTTCACGACTGTGCTGTTCGTCCACGCCGCGATCACGGGTCGCGGAGACGCCCGCCCCGGCTTCATCCTCGCCGTCGCGCTCTGGCTGTGGTTCACGGTCCTCTTCGCGAACTTCGCGGAGGCGATGGCCGAGGGCCGCGGCAAGGCGCAGGCAGACACGCTCCGCAAGGCGCGGCAGGACATCCTCGCGAAGCGGCTGAGGCGGGGCGGCGACAGCGCGGAGCGCTTCGCCGGGCACGTGGTCGAGCGCCTAGCCGACCCCGAGCGGCGCGCGGGGGCGCTAGACGAGGTGGTGTCGTCGGCGCTTCGGATAGACGACGTCGTCTTCGTGGCCGCGGGAGAGCTGGTGCCCGCCGACGGTGAGGTCGTGGAGGGCGTCGCCTCCGTGGACGAGAGCGCCATCACCGGCGAGAGCGCCCCCGTCATTCGTGAGAGCGGCGGCGACCGCAGCGCCGTCACCGGCGGCACGCGCGTGTTGTCCGACTGGCTCGTCGTGCGTGTGACGAGCAACCCCGGCGAGGCGTTCCTCGACCGCATGATCGCGATGGTCGAGGGCGCCAAGAGGAAGAAGACGCCCAACGAGATCGCGCTCGACATTCTGCTCGCAGCGCTGACGATCGTCTTTCTCCTCGCGACGGTCACGCTGCTCCCGTTCTCGCGGTACGCGGTCGCGAGCTCGAGCCAGGGCAGCCCGGTGCCGCTCACCATCTTGGTCGCGCTCCTGGTGTGTCTCATCCCTACGACGATCGGCGGCCTCCTCTCGGCCATCGGCATCGCGGGCATGGACCGGATGATCCAAGCCAACGTCATCGCGACGTCGGGGAGAGCGGTGGAGGCCGCGGGCGACGTCGACGTGCTGCTGCTCGACAAGACGGGCACGATCACGCTCGGGAACCGTCAAGCGACCGACTTCCTGCCGGCGCCTGGCGTGAGGTCGAGCGAGCTCGCGGACGCGGCGCAGCTCTCGTCGCTCGCCGACGAGACCCCCGAGGGGCGCTCGATCGTGGTCTTGGCGAAGGAGCAGCACGGGCTGCTCGCGGGGGACGTCGAGGCGCTGGGCGCGACGTTCGTCCCCTTCTCTGCGCAGACCCGGATGAGCGGCGTGGACCTCGACGGCAGGCATATTCGCAAGGGGGCTACGGACGCGATCGTCCGCTTCGTGGAGGAGAGCGGCGGCGCCTTCCCGACCAAGGTGCGCGCGATCGTCGACGAGGTGGCGAAGCAAGGCGCCACACCGCTCGTGGTGGCAGACGGCTCGCGCGTGCTGGGAGTGGTGAAGCTCAAAGACATCGTGAAGGGGGGTATCCGCGAGCGCTTCGCGGAGATGCGCCGCATAGGGATCAAGACCGTCATGATCACCGGGGACAACCCGCTCACGGCGGCCGCGATCGCCGCCGAGGCGGGAGTCGACGACTTCCTCGCGGAGGCCACCCCCGAGACGAAGCTCGCGACGATTCGGGACTATCAGGCGAGGGGGCACCTCGTCGCCATGACGGGGGACGGCACCAACGACGCGCCCGCCCTCGCCCAGGCCGACGTCGCGGTGGCCATGAACACGGGCACCCAGGCGGCGAAGGAGGCCGGCAACATGGTCGACCTCGACTCCAATCCGACCAAGCTTCTCTCCATCGTCCATATTGGAAAGCAGATGCTGATGACGCGCGGGGCGCTGACGACGTTCAGCATCGCCAACGATCTCGCGAAGTACTTCGCGATCATCCCGGCGGCGTTCGTCGCGACGTATCCAGAGCTCGGAACGCTCAATGTCATGCGACTGCATTCCCCGACGACGTCGGTGCTGAGCGCCGTCATCTTCAACGCGCTCATCATCATCGCGCTCATCCCACTGGCGCTCCGGGGCATCCAGTACCGACCCGCTCCCGCGCCGGCGCTCCTCCGTAGGAACATCCTCGTCTACGGCCTCGGTGGGGTCCTGCTCCCGTTCCCGTGCATCAAGCTCATCGACGTCGCGCTGACGGCGATCGGTGTGACCTGAAAGGTGGTAATGACATGTTCGACGTCCTTCGCCAGGCAGCGGTCCTCCTCGCCCTCTTCACCTCGAGCACCGGAGTCGCCTATCCGCTGCTGGTCACCGGCGCAGCGCAGGTCGCCTTCCCAGCACAAGCCAACGGCAGCCTCCTGCGCGCGAACGGGCAGGTCGTGGGCTCTCGCCTGATAGGTCAACCTTTCGATGACGCTCGGTACTTCTGGGGGCGCCCCTCGGCGACCGCGCCCAGCCCGTACAAGGCCTCGTCGTCGACGGGCTCGAACCTCGGCCCAACGAACCCCGCGCTCATCACGGCCGTACGGCAGCGCGTGACCGACCTCCGTGCCGCACATCCGGACCAGGCCTCGACGCCCGTCCCCGTCGACCTCGTCACCGCGTCGGGGAGCGGCCTCGACCCGCACATTTCGCCGGCGGCCGCCCTCTACCAGGTGCAGCGCGTGGCGGCGGCGAGGGGGCTCCCCCCAGACCGCGTCAGAGCGCTCGTGCTCGCGCATGTCGAGGGTCGCACGCTGGGCCTCCTCGGCGAGCCGCGCGTGAACGTCCTCTGGCTCAACGTCGCGCTTGACGGGCTGGCCGCCCGGGGCGCTTAACACGAGAGAGGGAAATTTCACGCGTGAGCGACGTTCGCGACAGACCCGACCCCGACACCCTGCTGCGGCGCGTGCAGGACGAAGAAGCGCGGGCGAAGCGCGGCAAGCTCAAAATCTTTTTTGGTTTCGCGCCCGGGGTCGGCAAGACGTACCGCATGCTCCAGGTCGCCCGGGACCTCGTCACCGACCAGCACCTCGACGTCGTCGTGGGCGTGGTCGAGGACCACCGACGGGCGGACACGGCGCGCCTGGTGCTCGGCCTCGAGCTACTCCCACGGCGAAAGGTGCACTACCGCGGACGCACGGTCGATGAGCTCGACCTCGACGCGGCGCTCGGGCGGCGCCCGAAGCTCCTGCTGGTCGACGAGCTCGCTCACACGAACGCCGCCGGGTCGCGCCACCCGAAGCGGTGGCAAGACGTGGAGGAGCTGCTCGACGCCGGCATCGATGTCTTCACGACGATGAACGTGCAGCACGTCGAGAGCCTGAACGACATCGTGGCCCAGATTAGCCGAGTCCAAGTGCGCGAGACGGTCCCCGACTCGACCCTCGACCGCGCCGACGCGATCGAGCTCGTGGACATCGCGCCAGAGGAGCTCCTCGCGCGCCTGAAGGAGGGGAAGGTCTACCTGCCCGATCAGGCCAAGCGCGCTGCGGCGCATTTCTTCCAGCGTGGCAACCTGCTCGCGCTCCGCGAGCTCGCCCTTCGCAGGACGGCTCAGCGCGTAGACGAAGACGTGAGGGAGTACCGCGAAGAGCACGGCGTCGCCGTGCCGTGGCCCGCGGGCGAGCGAATCGTGGTGTGCGTGGGTCCCGCGCCGAGCTCCGGCAGGTTGATCCGCGCGGCGGCGCGCATGGCAGCCGGCCTGCGCTGCCCGTGGGTGGCCTCGTACGTCGACTCCACCACCGCGCGCCCCATGAGCGAGTCCGCCCGGCTCCAGCTGGAGGCCCACCTGCGCGTCGCCGAGACGCTCGGCGCCACGGTGACGCGGCTCTCCGGGCCGAGCGTGTCGGGCGCCCTGCTCGACTACGCGCGGAAGCACAACGTCACGCGCCTCGTCATCGGCAAGCCCACGCACTCGCGCCTGTGGGACCGCGTGCGGGGCTCGCTCCTCGACGAGATCGTCCGCGGGAGCGGTGAGATCGACGTGCACGTCATCCGCGGCGACAGCGCGCGCGAGGCGCCCCCTCGCGACGACCCCCGGGGGAGCGGGCGTTCGACCGGACGGCAGTACCTGTCGGCGACGCTGCTCGTGGCGGGGACCCTGGGCCTCGCGCTCGTGCTGCGCGGCCTCTTGGACCTGCCCGACCTCGAGATGTTGTTCCTGCTCGCCGTGATGGTCGCCGCGGTGTGGTTCGGACGCGGCCCATCCATCCTCGCCGCCGGCCTCGGGGTCGCCAGCTACGACTTCTTCTTCGTCGCCCCGGAGCACACGTTCTCGGTAGACGACCGCCGCTACTTCTTGACCTTCGGGATGATGTTCGCGGTGGGCTTCGCGATGAGCGAGCTCGCCGGGAAGCGCCGGCGACAGCAGCGCGACGCGCAGGCGCGGGAGGAGCGCACGGCGGTGCTCTACGCCCTGACGCGAGAGCTCTCGTCCACCGACGAGCCCGCCCGCATCGCGGCCATCGCTGCGCGGCACGCGGCGGACATCTTCTCCGCGGAGGCGATCGTCCTCGGGGTCACGACCGACGGGGAGCTGCAGCCGCTCGGGCGCTTCCCCGAGGGGGCCGAGCTCGACGTGAGAGACGCGGGCGTGGCCAAGTGGAGCCACGAACACGACGCGTTGGCCGGACTCGGGACAGGCACTCTGCCCGGAGCCGAAGCGCTCTGCTCGCCGCTCCGAGCGGGGCAGTCGCGTCTCGGGGTGCTCGCGCTCGTGCCGCGAGACCAGGCGGAGATGCGCGCCGACCAGCGGGGCTTCCTCGACGTCCTTTGTCGCCAGGTCGCGGTGGCGCTCGAGCGGGCGCGCCTGTCCGAGGAGGCGAAGCAGTCCGCGCTCCGCGCCAAGACCGAAGAAATGCGCTCATCATTGCTCTCCGCGGTGTCCCACGACCTTCGGACGCCGCTCGCCTCGATTACGGGCGCCGCCACCTCGCTGCGCGACGACGCCAACCTCGGCGCGGAGACGAGGGGTGAGCTCGTCGAGTCGATCGTCGACCAAGCCGAGCGGCTCGAGCGCTTGGTGGCGAACCTGCTCGACATGACGCGCCTCGAGTCAGGGGGCGTGGCGCTCCGGCGGGACTGGGTGCCACTCGACGAGATGATCGGCTCCGCGCTCACGCGCCTCGAGGCGCGGCTCGGCGCGCGCGAGGTGACGGTGTCGATCGCCGCCGACGTGCCGCTCGTCAGCGTCGACCCCGTGCTCTTCGAGCAGGTCTTCGTGAACCTCCTCGAGAACGCCGACA of Myxococcales bacterium contains these proteins:
- the kdpC gene encoding potassium-transporting ATPase subunit KdpC; amino-acid sequence: MFDVLRQAAVLLALFTSSTGVAYPLLVTGAAQVAFPAQANGSLLRANGQVVGSRLIGQPFDDARYFWGRPSATAPSPYKASSSTGSNLGPTNPALITAVRQRVTDLRAAHPDQASTPVPVDLVTASGSGLDPHISPAAALYQVQRVAAARGLPPDRVRALVLAHVEGRTLGLLGEPRVNVLWLNVALDGLAARGA
- a CDS encoding DUF4912 domain-containing protein, whose protein sequence is MKRASLDALDREALIRLAEEHGITRPRILTRPELVDEILLRSATEPGADASLARGFFGLARDLVARVVERGLHLPEAASLIRNIAVEPPRRAPRVAPLPTVTLAQIYASQGHTARAVETLRRVLDEEPDHAEARRLLATLEDSAYAPPKEPLPPEPEEPQAAPEAEETTTAPEGDEASAASAAPAAADAPEPDDAVAPRERPVVEAAAKAPAPTAPPSEPAREPVPAMLNDRPLPPRYDVTECVAISVDPETLFVYWEVREELLVRVRAGRGPGVVVLRALVIEPSWGGPRTVVRDHDVHATLGDYFLRELPSGSVVRVAIGYRPEAGDFSPLAHSPLLTLPRRSPVLDLAQTFVRWTPGGAVEEPNERLAQIAALAAARAREETARVECGAPRDAAPPDEPPRRASPPLGSS
- a CDS encoding M15 family metallopeptidase, whose amino-acid sequence is MLAFGPTASPALDVLWDDGRAKTFDEKLAAPDVEDILSIPYRRGSIVPVTGVNDDPGRIRHDGVLKAIYGQTEALVRAELVNVSFMGQSLPFHRKAAPALTRVAQRLATAVAQTPSLGQYVTGELGGTMTWRFIANTTRLSSHSFATAIDIVVAKSNYWEWEKDTQGRFTWKNSIPQAIVDIFESEGFAWGGRWYHYDTMHFEYRPELFDPACVP
- the kdpA gene encoding potassium-transporting ATPase subunit KdpA, whose product is MTVSTVNAVVQFSTFGVALVALALPLGSYMARVYAGEATLARRAMGPVERLFYRLANVRADEDMTWQRYAGSVLVFNLLGALVVYLLQRTQGVLPLNPAGLAGATPEVSFNTAVSFATNTNWQAYSGETTMSHLTQALGLAVQNFVSAATGMAVLVAFVRGFTRRTADGLGSFWVDLTRSTLYVLLPLSFVLALLLVSQGVVQTHSGAAAARLLDPTAETGGAAVTDQVLALGPAASQIAIKQLGTNGGGFFNANSAHPFENPTPVSNFLEVLAIVLIPAALCFTFGDMVKDRRQGWAVFAAMLAVFIPLLVATTAFEQAGNPLLGSQGVDQVASALSSGGNMEGKEVRFGISNSALWATATTAASNGSVNAMHDSFTPLGGLAPMWLIQLGEIIFGGVGSGLYGMLVYAIIAVFIAGLMVGRTPELLGKKIEAHEMKMASLVILLPAATVLVGAAVACVVPAGTAPLGNPGAHGFSEILYAFSSGANNNGSALGGLTASGTFYATAIGLSMLIGRYWVIVPVLAIAGSLAKKKCVPASAGTLPTHTPLFVGLLVGTIALVGALTFIPALALGPIVEQLQLSGH
- a CDS encoding outer membrane beta-barrel protein yields the protein MHSPSRRTAPRLAAALVAALVAALVLALSRPTLAEEPDARAPRDAPLGAPPASPESQPLPAPARQVEAGRDATPAAPPERGGATTAAPPAPAAKAATSSFVLGGYAEAAYQWNFNVPSNGITHFRGFDNRHNTLTLSNVALDAAWDHEGLIGRLALQVGHTPSTYYLSEPVAPGASATSATGPEVWKYLQQANVGYRFGVGRGLTVTAGLFLSPIGPESMAVRDNWNWSRSNLFFGLPFYHTGVRASYSLSDPWVVTLGGYNGWNSVVDNNHEKSASAEITYKRDHIAVSLLYFGGIERPKGRARGARGVICSTRT
- the kdpB gene encoding potassium-transporting ATPase subunit KdpB, which translates into the protein MSHSAHPARPLIEMSIVRPAVVDAFRKLDPRRMVRSPVMFVVEVGSAFTTVLFVHAAITGRGDARPGFILAVALWLWFTVLFANFAEAMAEGRGKAQADTLRKARQDILAKRLRRGGDSAERFAGHVVERLADPERRAGALDEVVSSALRIDDVVFVAAGELVPADGEVVEGVASVDESAITGESAPVIRESGGDRSAVTGGTRVLSDWLVVRVTSNPGEAFLDRMIAMVEGAKRKKTPNEIALDILLAALTIVFLLATVTLLPFSRYAVASSSQGSPVPLTILVALLVCLIPTTIGGLLSAIGIAGMDRMIQANVIATSGRAVEAAGDVDVLLLDKTGTITLGNRQATDFLPAPGVRSSELADAAQLSSLADETPEGRSIVVLAKEQHGLLAGDVEALGATFVPFSAQTRMSGVDLDGRHIRKGATDAIVRFVEESGGAFPTKVRAIVDEVAKQGATPLVVADGSRVLGVVKLKDIVKGGIRERFAEMRRIGIKTVMITGDNPLTAAAIAAEAGVDDFLAEATPETKLATIRDYQARGHLVAMTGDGTNDAPALAQADVAVAMNTGTQAAKEAGNMVDLDSNPTKLLSIVHIGKQMLMTRGALTTFSIANDLAKYFAIIPAAFVATYPELGTLNVMRLHSPTTSVLSAVIFNALIIIALIPLALRGIQYRPAPAPALLRRNILVYGLGGVLLPFPCIKLIDVALTAIGVT
- a CDS encoding potassium-transporting ATPase subunit F, with product MTPLLILGAALAALLLVFLGFALLYPEKLS
- the ribF gene encoding riboflavin biosynthesis protein RibF, encoding MAEADAPHPHDPGGPLGPRVIRVDPWLGLPSRAPASALVIGNFDGVHRGHAAVLAQMGALAGERGLAPAVLTFEPHPAGVLGRPEPPRLTTVARKAALFGRHGVVEIIVARFSSAFAETPPEGFLNDLVFGALAARVVVVGDNFRFGKARAGNFAFLETSARSRGLEAYASVLATDAEGPLSSTRIRGLVAAGSVQSATELLGRPHALSGVVSRGAQRGRTIGFPTANLAEVPELLPANGVYAVSVDLLEAPDGAPIRALGHGVMNVGTRPTVSAGSPERHVEVHLHDASLDLYDRPLRVHVRERVRDERKFESFEALREQIVKDSAAARALTSAIPVPERGGFD